One Centroberyx gerrardi isolate f3 chromosome 2, fCenGer3.hap1.cur.20231027, whole genome shotgun sequence DNA window includes the following coding sequences:
- the denr gene encoding density-regulated protein isoform X1 gives MATTEQMESSSPENKGDHGTAVSDSKYPLKVLYCGGTIHFHWYCEYMPEPAKCRQWLEKNFPDVFARMSVGVGGNAPKQETGPGEAPPTGEEEEKKKQKRGGRGQIKQKKKTVPQKVTIAKIPRAKKKYVTRVCGLATFDIDLKEAQRFFAQKFSCGASVTAEDEIIIQGDFTDDIIDVIQEKWPEVDDDSIDDLGEVKK, from the exons ATGGCTACTACTGAACAAATGGAATCAAGTTCTCCGGAGAACAAAGGGGACCATGGGACAGCCGTCTCTGATTCAAAGTACCCATTGAAAGTTCTCTACTGCGGAGGtacaatacattttcactgg TACTGTGAGTACATGCCTGAGCCAGCCAAATGCAGGCAGTGGCTTGAGAAGAACTTCCCAGATGTTTTTGCCAGGATGAGTGTAGGTG TGGGAGGGAACGCGCCCAAGCAGGAAACCGGCCCTGGAGAGGCTCCCCCTacaggcgaggaggaggagaagaagaaacagaagagag GTGGGAGAGGCCAGatcaaacagaaaaagaagacTGTGCCTCAGAAAGTTACAATAGCAAAAATCCCAAGAGCCAAGAAGAAATACGTCACACGGGTGTGTGGCTTGGCAACATTTG ACATTGATCTTAAAGAGGCTCAGCGATTCTTTGCCCAGAAGTTCTCTTGTGGTGCCTCCGTTACAGCAGAGGATGAAATAATCATTCAGGGAGATTTTACCGATGACATAATTGATGTCATTCAAGAGAAGTGGCCTGAG GTGGATGATGACAGCATTGATGACCTGGGAGAAGTCAAGAAGTGA
- the denr gene encoding density-regulated protein isoform X2, whose translation MATTEQMESSSPENKGDHGTAVSDSKYPLKVLYCGVCSLPTEYCEYMPEPAKCRQWLEKNFPDVFARMSVGVGGNAPKQETGPGEAPPTGEEEEKKKQKRGGRGQIKQKKKTVPQKVTIAKIPRAKKKYVTRVCGLATFDIDLKEAQRFFAQKFSCGASVTAEDEIIIQGDFTDDIIDVIQEKWPEVDDDSIDDLGEVKK comes from the exons ATGGCTACTACTGAACAAATGGAATCAAGTTCTCCGGAGAACAAAGGGGACCATGGGACAGCCGTCTCTGATTCAAAGTACCCATTGAAAGTTCTCTACTGCGGAG TGTGCTCCTTACCTACAGAG TACTGTGAGTACATGCCTGAGCCAGCCAAATGCAGGCAGTGGCTTGAGAAGAACTTCCCAGATGTTTTTGCCAGGATGAGTGTAGGTG TGGGAGGGAACGCGCCCAAGCAGGAAACCGGCCCTGGAGAGGCTCCCCCTacaggcgaggaggaggagaagaagaaacagaagagag GTGGGAGAGGCCAGatcaaacagaaaaagaagacTGTGCCTCAGAAAGTTACAATAGCAAAAATCCCAAGAGCCAAGAAGAAATACGTCACACGGGTGTGTGGCTTGGCAACATTTG ACATTGATCTTAAAGAGGCTCAGCGATTCTTTGCCCAGAAGTTCTCTTGTGGTGCCTCCGTTACAGCAGAGGATGAAATAATCATTCAGGGAGATTTTACCGATGACATAATTGATGTCATTCAAGAGAAGTGGCCTGAG GTGGATGATGACAGCATTGATGACCTGGGAGAAGTCAAGAAGTGA
- the LOC139910801 gene encoding hydroxycarboxylic acid receptor 2-like yields MNLTPSDHCCAFESPILDQLLPPILVLEFICGLMGNFVALWMFIFHMDTWKPNSVYLTHLAVADSIVLFCLPFRADYYRRGKNWLYGDVPCRILLFLLAANRAAGIFFLTAVAVDRYLKIVHPLNRINRMGLGYALWVSIGLWGLIILATGYLLADEHFFYRNNRTQCESFNICMGFSPLSTWHNTFYVVQFFLPTAIVAFCTISITWQLKNKTLDKRGKIKRAVQFVLAVALIFITCFFPSTVSRIAVWILKAWYTECKYFRDANLAFYTSVCFTYFNSVLNPIVYYFSSPAFSGSFHKVLNKLLGKKEDQEQDKEQVASSENGVSTIETRRI; encoded by the coding sequence ATGAACCTCACTCCATCAGATCACTGCTGTGCCTTTGAGTCTCCCATCCTGGACCAGCTTTTGCCTCCAATCCTCGTCCTGGAGTTCATATGTGGACTGATGGGGAACTTCGTGGCCCTGTGGATGTTCATCTTTCACATGGACACCTGGAAGCCCAACTCTGTGTACCTGACCCACCTGGCTGTTGCGGACTCCATCGTGCTGTTCTGCCTGCCCTTCAGGGCCGACTACTACAGGCGTGGAAAGAACTGGCTCTACGGCGATGTGCCGTGCCGGATCCTGCTGTTCCTGCTGGCGGCCAACCGTGCAGCAGGGATCTTCTTCCTCACCGCTGTGGCTGTTGACCGCTACCTCAAGATTGTCCACCCGCTGAACCGCATCAACCGCATGGGACTGGGCTATGCTCTGTGGGTCTCCATCGGCCTGTGGGGCCTCATCATTCTTGCCACTGGATACCTGCTCGCTGATGAGCATTTCTTCTACCGCAACAACCGCACACAGTGCGAGAGTTTCAACATCTGCATGGGCTTCAGTCCCCTCTCCACCTGGCACAATACTTTCTATGTCGTTCAGTTCTTCCTGCCCACTGCAATTGTTGCCTTCTGCACAATCAGCATCACATGGCAGCTGAAAAACAAGACTCTGGACAAAAGGGGGAAAATCAAACGGGCCGTCCAGTTTGTTTTAGCTGTAGCTTTGATCTTCATTACTTGTTTCTTCCCTAGCACGGTCTCACGCATCGCTGTGTGGATCCTCAAGGCATGGTACACTGAGTGCAAGTACTTCAGGGATGCCAACCTGGCCTTCTACACCTCAGTGTGTTTCACATACTTCAACAGTGTCCTCAACCCTATTGTGTATTACTTCTCCAGCCCTGCCTTCAGTGGCAGCTTCCATAAAGTCCTTAACAAACTgctgggaaagaaagaagaccAGGAGCAAGACAAGGAACAGGTGGCATCATCTGAGAACGGTGTTTCCACCATTGAAACAAGAAGGATATGA